One genomic segment of Pseudomonas sp. p1(2021b) includes these proteins:
- a CDS encoding DUF1090 domain-containing protein, translating to MKRRSSLALMIALGLAASSLQAAQPSPGLTGCAAKRSAIENQLEYARKHNNWGEIRGLEKALKENTEHCTDAGLRQERLAKIEKAKAEIAERQADLREAKAKGDADKIAKRERKLAESEAELKQAELELDK from the coding sequence ATGAAACGACGCTCCTCCTTGGCGCTGATGATTGCCCTCGGCTTGGCCGCAAGCTCACTTCAAGCGGCGCAGCCCAGCCCAGGCCTGACCGGCTGCGCGGCCAAGCGCAGCGCCATCGAGAACCAGCTCGAATACGCCAGGAAGCACAACAACTGGGGCGAAATCCGCGGCCTGGAAAAAGCCCTGAAGGAAAACACCGAGCACTGCACCGACGCCGGCCTGCGCCAAGAGCGCCTGGCCAAGATCGAGAAAGCCAAGGCCGAGATCGCCGAACGCCAGGCCGACCTCCGCGAAGCCAAGGCCAAGGGCGATGCCGACAAGATCGCCAAGCGCGAGCGCAAGCTTGCAGAATCCGAGGCAGAGCTGAAACAAGCCGAGCTCGAGCTGGACAAGTGA
- a CDS encoding c-type cytochrome, whose amino-acid sequence MLKCFTVLLLAGLSLAACDRVDPNSPLGQRKAIFKQMLKTSEDMGGMLRGRLPFDGARFAEGAVKLDGLAHAPWQHFPQVKDEGDSSARPEVWERQARFHDLARQLERVTGELVGATREQPLDGARLKAPMDKVEAACKACHTEFRNH is encoded by the coding sequence ATGTTGAAATGTTTCACCGTTCTGCTGTTGGCCGGCCTGTCCCTGGCGGCTTGCGACCGTGTCGATCCTAACTCACCCCTGGGCCAGCGCAAGGCGATCTTCAAGCAGATGCTCAAGACCAGCGAGGACATGGGCGGCATGCTGCGCGGGCGCCTGCCGTTCGACGGTGCCCGTTTCGCTGAAGGGGCCGTGAAGCTCGATGGCCTGGCTCATGCACCCTGGCAGCATTTTCCACAGGTCAAGGATGAAGGCGACAGCAGTGCGCGGCCTGAGGTGTGGGAGCGCCAGGCGCGTTTCCACGATCTGGCGCGGCAACTGGAGCGTGTGACGGGTGAATTGGTGGGCGCTACCCGTGAACAGCCGCTCGATGGGGCGCGGCTGAAAGCGCCGATGGACAAGGTCGAGGCGGCTTGCAAGGCGTGCCATACGGAGTTTCGTAACCACTGA
- a CDS encoding murein transglycosylase A — translation MTSALRHLAWALPALALLAGCNGGENAKPEPHAVATYASATWQELPTVSDSDLLAGFQAWRNGCEKLKRDPIWATTCEAAARTPDDAAQVRAFLQQNLQVYGLRSAENNANGLITGYYEPVYPGSLEHTETAHVPVYGVPEDMIVVDLASVYPELKGKRLRGRIEGRVLKPYDTAEVIYRDGAKAPVLAWLTDPMDLQFLQIQGSGRIQLDDGRQLRVGYADQNGHPYRPIGRWLVEQGQLKKEDVTMGSIHAWAQANPQRVPELLASNPSYVFFSTRPDSNEGPRGSLNVPLTAGYSVAIDRKVIPLGSLLWLSTTRPDGTPVVRPVGAQDTGGAITGEVRADLFWGTGPEAGELAGNMKQQGQIWLLWPKGAPLPDVPKVP, via the coding sequence ATGACATCTGCTCTGCGCCACCTCGCCTGGGCGCTCCCTGCCCTGGCCCTGCTGGCCGGCTGCAATGGCGGCGAGAACGCCAAGCCCGAACCCCATGCCGTGGCGACCTACGCCTCGGCCACCTGGCAAGAGCTGCCGACCGTCAGCGACAGCGACCTGTTGGCGGGCTTCCAAGCCTGGCGCAATGGCTGCGAGAAGCTCAAGCGTGACCCGATCTGGGCCACCACCTGCGAGGCCGCCGCGCGCACGCCGGACGACGCCGCCCAGGTACGCGCCTTCCTGCAACAGAACCTGCAGGTCTACGGCTTGCGCTCGGCCGAGAACAACGCCAACGGCCTGATCACCGGTTACTACGAACCGGTCTACCCAGGCAGCCTGGAGCACACCGAAACCGCCCATGTGCCGGTCTATGGCGTGCCCGAGGACATGATCGTGGTCGACCTGGCTAGCGTCTACCCGGAACTCAAGGGCAAGCGCCTGCGCGGGCGTATCGAAGGGCGGGTACTCAAGCCCTACGACACCGCCGAGGTGATCTACCGCGACGGCGCCAAGGCACCGGTACTGGCCTGGCTGACCGACCCGATGGACCTGCAGTTCCTGCAGATCCAAGGCTCGGGGCGCATCCAGCTGGACGATGGCCGGCAACTGCGCGTCGGCTATGCCGACCAGAACGGCCACCCGTACCGCCCCATCGGGCGCTGGCTGGTCGAACAGGGCCAACTCAAGAAAGAAGACGTGACCATGGGCAGCATCCACGCCTGGGCCCAGGCCAACCCACAGCGTGTGCCGGAGTTGTTGGCCAGCAATCCGAGCTACGTGTTCTTCAGCACCCGGCCGGACAGTAACGAAGGCCCCCGTGGCTCGCTGAACGTGCCGCTCACGGCCGGGTACAGCGTGGCCATCGACCGCAAGGTGATCCCGCTGGGTAGCCTGTTGTGGCTGTCGACGACGCGCCCCGACGGCACGCCGGTGGTGCGCCCGGTGGGCGCGCAGGATACCGGCGGCGCGATCACCGGCGAGGTGCGCGCGGACCTGTTCTGGGGCACCGGCCCCGAGGCCGGCGAGCTGGCGGGCAACATGAAGCAGCAGGGGCAGATCTGGCTGCTGTGGCCCAAGGGCGCGCCGCTGCCCGACGTGCCGAAAGTGCCTTGA
- a CDS encoding MAPEG family protein has translation MTVALWCILIALILPPLCGLTAKLSSGRFGLRDNHDPRAFLDTLSGLPRRAHAAQQNGYEAFPAFAAAVLVADIVGNAEQVTQDVLAVLYITSRLLYIICYLADLAILRSLVWFAGLAMIVALFVVSM, from the coding sequence ATGACCGTAGCCCTGTGGTGCATCCTGATCGCCCTCATCCTGCCGCCGCTGTGCGGGTTGACGGCCAAGCTGAGCAGTGGCCGCTTTGGCCTGCGCGACAACCATGATCCTCGTGCGTTTCTCGACACCCTCTCGGGCCTGCCACGGCGCGCCCACGCAGCGCAGCAGAACGGTTACGAGGCGTTTCCGGCATTCGCTGCGGCCGTACTGGTGGCCGACATCGTCGGCAATGCCGAGCAGGTGACCCAGGATGTGCTGGCGGTGCTGTATATCACCAGCCGCCTGCTCTACATCATCTGCTACCTGGCTGACCTGGCGATTCTGCGTTCGCTGGTCTGGTTCGCCGGGCTGGCGATGATCGTGGCGTTGTTCGTGGTTTCCATGTAA
- a CDS encoding EamA family transporter — protein sequence MLATSLVLVAALLHATWNTLIKFSGERLLVIASMDLVALVFAVLAVAFVDFPPGEIWPWLLASALAEQLYRFLLIQAYRVGDLGLVYPLMRGLSPLVVLGLTLAFAGEALSDKQIIGILLIPCGMACLLWQGGGGDRLPWSMLPVVALIGLCIGCYTWFDGKAVQLWGKPMDYLVWLTLLSAWPFPLLACVARRAPFALFWRTQWRLGLAVGLCVLLSYALVLWAMHLGSIAEAAALRELSVILVVLMGMRYLKEPFGGPRLLACGLVLAGMLVMKL from the coding sequence GTGTTGGCAACTTCGCTGGTGTTGGTCGCCGCCCTGCTGCACGCGACCTGGAATACCCTGATCAAATTCAGTGGCGAGCGCTTGCTGGTGATCGCCAGCATGGACCTGGTGGCCCTGGTTTTCGCCGTATTGGCAGTGGCCTTCGTCGACTTTCCACCCGGGGAGATCTGGCCCTGGTTGCTGGCTTCGGCCCTGGCCGAGCAGTTGTACCGTTTCCTGCTGATCCAGGCCTACCGGGTCGGTGACCTGGGGCTGGTCTATCCTCTGATGCGTGGCTTGTCGCCGCTGGTGGTGCTGGGGCTGACCCTGGCTTTCGCCGGCGAGGCGCTGAGCGACAAGCAGATCATCGGCATTCTGCTGATCCCCTGCGGCATGGCGTGCCTGTTGTGGCAGGGCGGCGGCGGTGACCGGCTGCCCTGGTCGATGCTGCCGGTGGTGGCGCTGATCGGCCTGTGCATCGGTTGCTACACCTGGTTCGACGGCAAGGCGGTGCAACTGTGGGGCAAGCCGATGGACTACCTGGTCTGGCTGACCTTGCTCAGCGCCTGGCCGTTCCCGTTGCTGGCCTGTGTGGCACGGCGAGCGCCGTTCGCGTTGTTCTGGCGGACGCAGTGGCGCCTGGGGCTGGCGGTAGGGTTGTGCGTATTGTTGAGCTACGCCCTGGTGCTGTGGGCCATGCACCTGGGCTCGATCGCCGAGGCGGCGGCGCTGCGTGAGCTGAGCGTGATCCTGGTGGTGCTCATGGGCATGCGCTACCTCAAAGAACCTTTTGGCGGGCCAAGACTCCTAGCTTGCGGGCTGGTCCTGGCAGGCATGCTGGTGATGAAGCTCTGA
- a CDS encoding cation:proton antiporter — MLELVAAFICLTTLLTYVNYRFIGLPPAIGVMVTALLFSLILQGLSLIGFPGLEARVEGLMNQIDFNDLLMHWMLSFLLFAGALHVNLADLRSYRWPIGLLATLGVLIATVVIGFLAHWVFALFGWDVPLIYCLLFGALISPTDPIAVLGALRTANASKPLKTTIVGESLFNDGTAVVVFTVLLGIVQLGEAPSFADTAMLFAREAIGGIVFGGVIGYATYRMIKSVEQYQVEVMLTLALVIGGSAMCYELHVSAPIAMVVAGLIIGNLGRNLAMNDMTRRYMDGFWELIDDMLNALLFALIGLELLLLPFNWLHLAAGTVLAVAVLLSRLLTVAPAIVLLRRWRSVPKGTVRVLTWGGLRGGVSVALALSLPSGPERDLLLSITYIVVLSSILVQGLSIGRVVRGVTAQS; from the coding sequence ATGCTTGAACTTGTTGCTGCGTTTATTTGCCTGACCACCCTCCTCACCTACGTCAACTACCGCTTCATCGGCCTGCCGCCGGCCATCGGCGTGATGGTCACCGCGCTGTTGTTCTCCTTGATATTGCAGGGCTTGAGCCTGATCGGCTTCCCTGGCCTGGAGGCCCGCGTCGAAGGCCTGATGAACCAGATCGACTTTAACGACCTGTTGATGCATTGGATGTTGTCGTTCCTGCTGTTCGCCGGCGCCCTGCATGTCAACCTCGCCGACCTGCGCAGCTACCGCTGGCCGATCGGCCTGCTGGCCACCCTGGGCGTGCTGATCGCCACCGTGGTGATCGGTTTCCTCGCGCATTGGGTCTTCGCCCTGTTCGGCTGGGACGTGCCACTGATCTACTGCCTGCTGTTCGGCGCGCTGATCTCGCCCACCGACCCGATCGCCGTGCTCGGCGCACTGCGGACCGCCAACGCGTCCAAGCCCTTGAAGACCACCATCGTCGGCGAGTCGCTGTTCAATGACGGCACGGCGGTGGTGGTGTTCACCGTGCTGCTCGGCATCGTCCAGCTCGGCGAGGCGCCCAGCTTCGCCGACACGGCCATGCTGTTCGCCCGCGAAGCCATCGGCGGCATCGTCTTCGGTGGCGTGATCGGCTATGCCACCTACCGCATGATCAAGAGCGTCGAGCAGTACCAGGTCGAGGTGATGCTGACCCTGGCGCTGGTCATCGGCGGGTCGGCCATGTGCTATGAACTGCACGTGTCGGCGCCGATCGCCATGGTGGTCGCCGGTCTGATCATCGGCAACCTGGGGCGCAACCTGGCGATGAACGACATGACCCGGCGCTACATGGACGGTTTCTGGGAGCTGATCGACGACATGCTCAATGCCCTGCTGTTCGCCCTGATCGGCCTGGAGCTGTTGCTGTTGCCGTTCAACTGGCTGCACCTGGCCGCCGGTACCGTGCTGGCCGTGGCGGTGCTGCTGTCGCGGCTGCTCACGGTGGCCCCGGCCATCGTCCTGCTACGCCGCTGGCGCAGCGTGCCCAAGGGCACCGTGCGCGTGCTGACCTGGGGCGGCTTGCGCGGTGGCGTGTCGGTGGCCTTGGCCCTGTCACTGCCCAGTGGGCCTGAGCGCGACCTGCTGCTGTCGATCACCTATATCGTGGTGCTGTCGTCGATCCTGGTGCAGGGGCTGAGCATCGGACGGGTGGTGCGCGGGGTTACTGCACAGTCGTAA
- a CDS encoding AAA family ATPase, producing the protein MSLSKLFLREVGLKPACHAPGILRHVFPMRFNKNISIIIGENGSGKSTLLEAIAIKLGCNPEGGGRNFHFKTEDTHSSLHEALRLTKGYRKERDLFFYRAESFYNVTTEIRNLDAAGSFDPKINTYYGGRDLHELSHGEAMEALYQHRFKENGLYILDEPEASLSAQRQLNFIIRICELAEGGAQFVIATHSPILMFTPGCDLFKLEGGVLEPTQARDTELFNLYRAVISSSGAFLEKMLHD; encoded by the coding sequence ATGTCATTGAGTAAACTCTTCTTGAGAGAGGTTGGCCTAAAACCGGCATGTCACGCCCCAGGGATTTTGCGACATGTATTTCCTATGCGATTTAATAAAAATATTTCAATCATTATAGGAGAGAATGGTTCAGGGAAATCGACCTTGCTGGAAGCTATCGCCATTAAGTTAGGATGTAACCCAGAAGGTGGCGGCAGAAATTTTCACTTTAAAACCGAAGATACTCACTCGTCATTGCATGAGGCCTTACGCCTGACGAAAGGCTATCGGAAAGAGCGGGATCTTTTCTTCTATCGGGCAGAGAGTTTCTATAATGTGACGACCGAGATTCGGAATCTCGATGCAGCGGGTAGCTTTGATCCGAAAATCAACACTTACTATGGCGGGCGGGATCTACATGAGTTATCCCATGGTGAAGCCATGGAGGCGCTTTATCAGCATCGCTTCAAGGAAAATGGTCTTTATATTCTCGATGAGCCAGAAGCTTCGCTGTCTGCGCAGCGGCAACTCAATTTCATTATCCGCATTTGCGAACTTGCCGAGGGTGGCGCTCAATTCGTCATCGCCACGCACTCGCCGATTCTCATGTTCACGCCCGGCTGTGATCTCTTCAAGCTTGAAGGTGGTGTGCTGGAGCCCACGCAGGCGAGGGACACGGAACTGTTCAATCTCTACAGGGCTGTGATCTCATCATCAGGAGCGTTTCTTGAGAAAATGTTGCACGATTGA
- a CDS encoding acyl-CoA thioesterase, producing MNFHTRKWVKPEDLNPNGTLFGGSLLRWIDEEAAIYAIVQLGNQRVVTKYMSEINFVSASRQGDIIELGITATEFGRTSITLKCEVRNKITRKSILTVDKMVFVNLGEDGLPAPHGRTEIKYIQDQFPDTAVE from the coding sequence ATGAATTTTCACACCCGCAAATGGGTAAAACCCGAAGACCTCAACCCCAACGGCACGCTGTTCGGCGGCAGCCTGTTGCGCTGGATCGACGAAGAGGCGGCGATCTACGCCATCGTCCAGCTGGGCAACCAGCGCGTGGTGACCAAGTACATGTCGGAGATCAACTTCGTCAGCGCCTCGCGCCAGGGCGACATCATCGAGCTGGGCATCACGGCCACCGAGTTCGGCCGCACCTCTATCACCCTCAAGTGCGAAGTGCGCAACAAGATCACCCGCAAGAGCATCCTGACGGTGGACAAGATGGTCTTCGTCAACCTGGGCGAGGACGGCCTGCCGGCCCCGCATGGGCGCACCGAGATCAAGTACATCCAGGACCAGTTCCCCGACACCGCGGTGGAATGA
- the ahcY gene encoding adenosylhomocysteinase has protein sequence MSAVNTPAGFSDFKVADISLADWGRKEVIIAESEMPALMGLRRKYQAEQPLKGAKILGCIHMTIQTAVLIETLVALGAEVRWSSCNIFSTQDQAAAAIAAAGIPVFAWKGETEQEYEWCIEQTILKDGQPWDANMVLDDGGDLTEILHKKYPAMLEKIHGITEETTTGVHRLLDMLAKGELKVPAINVNDSVTKSKNDNKYGCRHSLNDAIKRGTDHLLSGKQALVIGYGDVGKGSAQSLRQEGMIVKVTEVDPICAMQACMDGFEVVSPFKDGINTGTEDGINRDLLGRIDLIVTTTGNVNVCDANMLKALKKRAVVCNIGHFDNEIDTAFMRKNWAWEEVKPQVHKIHRTGTGTFDPQNDDYLILLAEGRLVNLGNATGHPSRIMDGSFANQVLAQIFLFQQKFAELPAAQKAERLTVEVLPKKLDEEVALEMVRGFGGVVTQLTPQQAEYIGVTVEGPFKPDTYRY, from the coding sequence ATGAGCGCTGTAAACACGCCTGCAGGTTTTTCCGACTTCAAGGTCGCCGACATTTCCCTGGCCGACTGGGGCCGCAAGGAAGTCATCATCGCCGAATCGGAAATGCCCGCACTGATGGGCCTGCGCCGCAAGTACCAGGCTGAACAACCGCTCAAGGGCGCGAAGATCCTGGGCTGCATCCACATGACCATCCAGACCGCGGTGCTGATCGAAACCCTGGTCGCCCTGGGTGCCGAAGTGCGCTGGTCGTCGTGCAACATCTTCTCCACCCAAGACCAGGCCGCCGCCGCCATCGCGGCCGCCGGCATCCCGGTATTCGCCTGGAAGGGCGAGACCGAGCAGGAGTACGAGTGGTGCATCGAGCAGACCATCCTCAAGGATGGCCAGCCATGGGATGCCAACATGGTGCTGGACGATGGCGGCGACCTGACCGAGATCCTGCACAAGAAATACCCGGCGATGCTGGAGAAGATCCACGGCATCACCGAAGAGACCACCACTGGCGTACACCGCTTGCTGGACATGCTGGCCAAGGGCGAGCTGAAAGTCCCGGCGATCAACGTCAACGACTCGGTCACCAAGAGCAAGAACGACAACAAGTACGGCTGCCGCCACAGCCTCAACGACGCCATCAAGCGCGGCACCGACCACCTGCTGTCGGGCAAGCAGGCGCTGGTGATCGGCTATGGCGACGTGGGCAAGGGCTCGGCCCAGTCCCTGCGCCAGGAAGGCATGATCGTCAAGGTCACCGAAGTCGACCCAATCTGCGCCATGCAGGCCTGCATGGACGGTTTCGAAGTGGTCTCGCCGTTCAAGGACGGTATCAACACCGGCACCGAAGACGGCATCAACCGTGACCTGCTCGGCCGCATCGACCTGATCGTCACCACCACCGGTAACGTCAACGTCTGCGACGCCAACATGCTCAAGGCCCTGAAGAAGCGTGCCGTGGTCTGCAACATCGGCCACTTCGACAACGAGATCGACACCGCCTTCATGCGCAAGAACTGGGCATGGGAAGAGGTCAAGCCGCAGGTCCACAAGATCCACCGCACCGGCACCGGCACCTTCGACCCGCAGAACGACGACTACCTGATCCTGCTGGCCGAAGGCCGCCTGGTGAACCTGGGCAACGCCACCGGCCACCCAAGCCGCATCATGGACGGCTCGTTCGCCAACCAGGTGCTGGCGCAGATCTTCCTGTTCCAGCAGAAGTTCGCCGAACTGCCAGCCGCGCAGAAGGCCGAGCGCCTGACCGTGGAAGTGCTGCCGAAGAAACTCGACGAAGAAGTGGCCCTGGAAATGGTCCGCGGCTTCGGCGGCGTGGTCACCCAACTGACCCCGCAGCAGGCCGAGTACATTGGCGTCACCGTCGAAGGCCCGTTCAAGCCGGACACCTACCGCTACTAA
- the metF gene encoding methylenetetrahydrofolate reductase [NAD(P)H]: MSQERRYSFEFFPTKTDAGHEKLMAVARQLAGYNPDFFSCTYGAGGSTRDRTLNTVLQLESEVKIPAAPHLSCVGDSKDELRTLINQYKAAGIKRIVALRGDLPSGMGMAYGELRYASDLVEFIRQESGDHFHLEVAAYPEMHPQARNFESDLANFVHKVKAGADSAITQYFFNADSYFYFVERARKMGVDIPVVPGIMPITNYSKLARFSDACGAEIPRWIRKQLEAYGDDTASIQAFGEEVITRMCEQLLQGGAPGLHFYTLNQAEPSLAIWNNLKLPR; encoded by the coding sequence ATGTCACAAGAACGCCGCTACAGTTTCGAATTCTTCCCCACCAAGACCGACGCCGGCCATGAAAAGCTGATGGCCGTGGCCCGCCAGCTGGCTGGCTACAACCCGGACTTCTTCTCCTGCACCTACGGCGCCGGCGGTTCGACCCGCGACCGCACCCTCAACACGGTGCTGCAGCTGGAAAGCGAGGTGAAGATCCCGGCCGCGCCGCACCTGTCCTGCGTCGGCGATAGCAAGGATGAGCTGCGCACCCTGATCAACCAGTACAAGGCCGCCGGTATCAAGCGTATCGTCGCCCTGCGTGGTGACCTGCCGTCCGGCATGGGCATGGCCTATGGCGAGCTGCGCTACGCCAGCGACCTGGTCGAATTCATTCGCCAGGAAAGCGGTGATCACTTCCACCTGGAAGTGGCCGCCTACCCGGAAATGCACCCGCAGGCGCGCAACTTCGAAAGCGACCTGGCCAACTTCGTGCACAAGGTCAAGGCCGGTGCCGACAGCGCCATCACCCAGTACTTCTTCAACGCCGACAGCTACTTCTATTTCGTCGAGCGCGCCCGGAAGATGGGTGTGGATATCCCGGTGGTGCCCGGCATCATGCCGATCACCAACTACAGCAAGCTGGCGCGCTTCTCCGACGCCTGCGGCGCCGAGATTCCACGCTGGATCCGCAAGCAGCTGGAAGCCTACGGCGACGACACTGCGAGCATCCAAGCGTTCGGCGAGGAGGTGATCACCCGCATGTGCGAACAACTGCTGCAAGGCGGCGCACCGGGCCTGCATTTCTACACCCTGAACCAGGCCGAGCCCAGCCTGGCGATCTGGAACAACCTCAAGCTACCGCGCTGA
- a CDS encoding substrate-binding periplasmic protein → MPNFLRLTCILLLACLSPLAQAERLRLVSDDWAPYIYWHDGHLKGIDYEVANEVLKRLGIDVDWQLMPWKRCLAMVEQGLADGVLDIFQLDSREPFMTYPDEPLSEVQFVLFQAAAQHRAVKRLEDLAGLTVGTSPGYTYNPAFNTSPLFQRESAPTHEANFGKLMLGRIDLLVTDRRAGRYLRRQLGLEQQVEELPLVISRHAQYLGLARKPGRERLATAFADELRRFKQEPAYAAINARYESDPGNIPDAVEQHERSTAR, encoded by the coding sequence ATGCCCAACTTCCTGCGCCTGACCTGCATCCTGCTGCTCGCCTGCCTGAGCCCGCTGGCCCAGGCAGAGCGTTTGCGCCTGGTCAGTGACGACTGGGCCCCGTACATCTACTGGCACGACGGTCACCTCAAGGGTATCGACTACGAGGTCGCCAACGAAGTGCTCAAGCGCCTTGGTATCGATGTCGACTGGCAACTGATGCCCTGGAAGCGCTGCTTGGCCATGGTCGAGCAAGGCCTGGCCGATGGGGTGCTGGACATCTTCCAGCTCGATTCGCGCGAGCCATTTATGACCTACCCGGACGAGCCTCTTTCAGAGGTGCAGTTCGTGCTGTTCCAGGCCGCCGCCCAGCACCGCGCAGTAAAACGCCTGGAAGACCTCGCAGGCCTGACCGTGGGGACCTCGCCGGGCTATACGTACAACCCGGCCTTCAATACGTCACCGCTGTTCCAGCGCGAATCGGCCCCGACCCACGAGGCGAACTTCGGCAAGCTGATGCTTGGGCGCATCGACCTGCTGGTGACCGACCGCCGCGCGGGCCGCTACCTGCGCAGGCAACTGGGCCTGGAACAACAGGTCGAGGAGCTGCCTCTGGTGATCAGCCGCCATGCTCAGTACCTGGGCCTTGCCCGCAAACCAGGGCGCGAACGCCTGGCCACGGCCTTCGCCGACGAGCTGCGCCGCTTCAAGCAGGAGCCGGCCTATGCGGCGATCAATGCTCGCTATGAAAGCGACCCGGGAAATATTCCTGACGCCGTTGAGCAGCACGAACGCAGCACGGCGCGCTAG
- a CDS encoding DEAD/DEAH box helicase — MSFASLGLSEALVRAIEAAGYTQPTPVQQRAIPAVLQGRDLMVAAQTGTGKTGGFALPILERLFPGGHPDKSQRHGPRQPRVLVLTPTRELAAQVHDSFKVYARDLHLVSACIFGGVGMNPQVQAMAKGVDVLVACPGRLLDLAGQGSVDLSHVEILVLDEADRMLDMGFIHDVKKVLARLPAKRQNLLFSATFSKDITDLADKLLHNPERIEVTPPNTTVERIEQRVYRLPASHKRALLAHLITLGAWEQVLVFTRTKHGANRLAEYLEKHGLSAAAIHGNKSQNARTKALADFKANTVRVLVATDIAARGLDIDQLPHVVNFELPNVEEDYVHRIGRTGRAGRSGEAISMVAPDEEKLLKSIERVTKQKIPDGDLMGFDPSQVEAEKPEVRERPQNNGRGGRNQQRAEGSKDGSGGRKDKGKDKGKAKQQAAEKPADKEKAGDKAQQQRKPRNKKPRQQQASQGQAGIPPVPADRDPEEFLDDEIDNFGNRADYVSPYQNTKNQGRNRRPGGNGGQGQAQGQGQRNGGGQGRGNGGQRQGQGSGEKRARNSNNGGARRDNNGGGRNRSAGRDDFSRQEPAVRNPRETHQPVIIRKESKLDRYPTPEQLDDLPSRPRGERPALLTRKG, encoded by the coding sequence ATGTCCTTTGCTTCCCTCGGTCTCTCCGAGGCTCTTGTCCGCGCTATCGAGGCAGCGGGCTATACCCAGCCCACTCCAGTGCAACAGCGGGCGATTCCCGCCGTGTTGCAAGGCCGCGACCTGATGGTCGCCGCCCAGACCGGTACTGGTAAAACCGGCGGCTTCGCCCTGCCGATTCTCGAGCGCCTGTTCCCGGGCGGCCACCCAGACAAGTCCCAGCGCCACGGCCCGCGCCAACCCCGCGTACTGGTGCTCACGCCCACCCGCGAGCTGGCCGCGCAGGTGCATGACAGCTTCAAGGTCTATGCCCGCGACCTGCACCTGGTCAGTGCCTGTATCTTCGGTGGCGTCGGCATGAACCCACAGGTCCAGGCCATGGCCAAGGGCGTCGATGTGCTGGTGGCCTGCCCCGGTCGCTTGCTCGACCTGGCCGGCCAAGGCAGCGTGGACCTCTCCCATGTCGAGATCCTGGTCCTCGACGAAGCCGACCGCATGCTCGACATGGGCTTCATCCACGACGTCAAGAAGGTCCTTGCACGCCTGCCGGCCAAGCGCCAGAACCTGCTGTTCTCGGCAACCTTCTCCAAGGACATCACCGACCTCGCCGACAAGCTGCTGCACAACCCCGAGCGCATCGAGGTCACGCCGCCGAATACCACGGTCGAGCGGATCGAGCAGCGCGTCTACCGCTTGCCGGCCAGCCACAAGCGCGCCCTGCTGGCGCACCTGATCACCCTGGGCGCCTGGGAGCAGGTGCTGGTGTTCACCCGCACCAAGCACGGCGCCAATCGCCTGGCCGAGTACCTGGAAAAACATGGCCTGAGCGCCGCCGCGATCCACGGCAACAAGAGCCAGAATGCCCGCACCAAGGCCTTGGCCGACTTCAAGGCCAACACCGTACGCGTGCTGGTGGCCACCGACATCGCCGCCCGCGGCCTGGATATCGACCAACTGCCTCACGTGGTCAACTTCGAGTTGCCGAACGTGGAGGAAGACTACGTCCACCGTATCGGCCGTACCGGTCGTGCCGGCCGCTCGGGCGAGGCGATCTCGATGGTCGCGCCGGATGAAGAGAAACTGCTCAAGAGCATCGAGCGGGTCACCAAGCAGAAGATCCCGGACGGTGACCTGATGGGCTTCGACCCAAGCCAGGTGGAAGCCGAAAAACCGGAAGTGCGCGAGCGCCCGCAGAACAATGGCCGTGGCGGTCGCAACCAGCAGCGCGCCGAAGGCAGCAAGGACGGCAGCGGCGGTCGCAAGGACAAGGGCAAGGACAAAGGCAAGGCCAAGCAGCAGGCCGCCGAAAAACCTGCCGACAAGGAAAAGGCCGGCGACAAGGCACAGCAGCAGCGCAAACCGCGCAACAAGAAGCCGCGCCAGCAGCAGGCCTCCCAGGGCCAGGCCGGCATCCCGCCGGTTCCGGCCGATCGTGACCCGGAAGAGTTCCTGGACGACGAGATCGACAATTTCGGCAACCGCGCCGACTATGTCAGCCCGTACCAGAACACCAAGAACCAAGGCCGCAACCGCCGCCCAGGCGGCAATGGCGGCCAGGGGCAGGCCCAGGGCCAAGGCCAGCGCAATGGCGGCGGCCAGGGTCGTGGCAACGGCGGTCAGCGCCAGGGCCAAGGCTCCGGCGAGAAACGTGCCCGCAACAGCAACAACGGTGGCGCACGCCGTGACAACAACGGCGGTGGCCGCAACCGCTCCGCCGGCCGTGACGACTTCTCCCGCCAAGAACCGGCCGTGCGCAATCCACGCGAAACCCACCAGCCGGTGATCATCCGCAAGGAGTCCAAGCTCGACCGTTACCCGACGCCCGAGCAGCTGGATGACCTGCCAAGCCGCCCACGCGGTGAGCGTCCCGCGCTGCTGACTCGCAAGGGCTGA